From the Thermodesulfobacteriota bacterium genome, the window GCAGGTCCTTGCCGAATCCTTCCAGAGGCTCTCCGAGTCCTTCAAGAGGGCCCACCCGCAGGTGGAGTGGCACAAGATCGCTGGTCTCTGGAATATCCTCGTCCACGACTATCTCGGCATCGATCTGGACATCGTCTGGAACATCCTCGCCGAGGAGCTGCTGGTCCTCAAGGCCGCGGTGGACCCGGGCTCCCGGCCATAGAGTCCCCTCCCGTCCCTGCGCCCGGCGCCGCCGCCGACAACAC encodes:
- a CDS encoding HepT-like ribonuclease domain-containing protein, which encodes MRPDKDDRLYRIHIGERIARIESSVGQIDQDTFLLSPLIQDAVLKNLQVLAESFQRLSESFKRAHPQVEWHKIAGLWNILVHDYLGIDLDIVWNILAEELLVLKAAVDPGSRP